A DNA window from Aminipila luticellarii contains the following coding sequences:
- the mobP3 gene encoding MobP3 family relaxase, protein MARIILKVPYLKGGEKTAAHLNNLVKYIATRDGVEKMESAHRLWHSTKKQQELIAQILREFPDTKDLFEYEDYCKNPNRGNASEFISIALEQNLDQISGREKYLDYIANRPRVEKFDSHGLFTAGDAPLVLAQVADEVASHTGNVWAPIISLRREDATRLGYDNARAWKALLSSKAMELAENLKIHPDHLKWYAAFHNESHHPHVHMVCYSTNPQEGYLTKQGIRKMKSALANEIFRQELIPLYGEKSQRRDDVKQQAAEAMGELIRQMKGGALVSERMEQLLTHLAERLKTVSGKKRYGYLKADLKNVVDEIVDELAKDSRIAEAYRLWWEVRGRIESVYTETPSEPPPLSRCEDFKPIRNRVIQEALNLGSGTMTFEEPASVETALPDATPDDDTPAVESAPDNTPAEPEDASEPPPAQSFSSGEKAPTSWWTEEYKLAKQHLHGDEDAGIPQNFEKARELFLAEADKENPLALYDLGRMTADGLGCEANADAAYGWYEKALAVFHAAEEEKPWKYTEYRIGKMVAAGLGTEQDYLQAADWLTLSANEKYKYAQYSLGGLYYHGKGVEQNHEIAFALYTRSADQSFPYANFELGKMLRDGIGCEKNSVEADRRFKEAFLGFVFLEEKGHDDKLQYRLGWMLLNGVGTEMNETKAKEYFEKAATVGNPFACYQLAKLILSDEKIQPQEVEKALGYLRKAVEAENPYAAYFLGKLYEKGEHVPKNISEAVRLYTLSAEWDNDFAAYRLGKLYLGGEGVLKDVEAAIRWLTFAADRKNPFAEYALGILYLKGEDVPKNVSKALEYLKRSAAQGNQFAQYRLGKVYLMGEDVQKDITAALQFLTAAAEQGNQYAQYTLGKLYLMEKDIPKDKEAAVRWFTLSAAQGNVYAQFFLDHIDEFKDPSVLLAGTRLLHHMSRVFADNAPPLKPPGQRADRKLLRKLREKKQAQGHARDDYEQTMSL, encoded by the coding sequence ATGGCGCGGATCATTCTCAAGGTTCCCTATCTCAAGGGCGGGGAAAAGACCGCCGCCCATTTAAATAACCTCGTCAAATACATTGCCACCCGTGACGGTGTGGAAAAAATGGAGAGTGCCCACCGGCTCTGGCATTCCACCAAAAAGCAACAGGAGCTGATCGCGCAGATACTACGGGAGTTTCCTGATACCAAGGATTTATTTGAATACGAGGATTACTGTAAGAATCCTAACCGTGGAAATGCCTCGGAGTTTATCTCCATTGCGCTGGAACAGAACCTTGATCAAATCAGCGGCCGGGAAAAATATCTGGATTACATCGCAAACCGTCCCCGCGTCGAAAAGTTCGACAGTCATGGTCTGTTCACCGCCGGGGATGCGCCGCTGGTCTTAGCGCAGGTTGCTGACGAAGTGGCCTCCCACACCGGCAATGTCTGGGCGCCGATTATTTCCCTGCGCCGTGAGGATGCCACCCGGCTGGGCTATGACAACGCCCGTGCATGGAAAGCGCTGCTTTCCTCCAAAGCGATGGAACTTGCGGAGAATCTGAAAATACATCCGGACCACCTGAAATGGTACGCCGCATTTCATAATGAATCGCACCACCCGCATGTTCACATGGTCTGCTACAGTACAAATCCGCAGGAGGGCTACCTTACCAAGCAGGGCATCCGTAAAATGAAATCCGCTCTGGCAAATGAGATTTTCCGGCAGGAGCTGATTCCGCTCTACGGAGAAAAGTCCCAGCGGCGGGATGATGTAAAGCAGCAGGCCGCCGAAGCCATGGGAGAGCTGATTCGCCAGATGAAGGGCGGCGCGTTGGTCAGTGAGCGCATGGAACAGCTCCTCACCCATCTGGCGGAGCGTCTGAAAACGGTCAGCGGCAAAAAACGGTACGGCTACCTGAAAGCTGACCTGAAAAATGTGGTGGATGAAATCGTGGATGAGCTTGCCAAGGACAGCCGCATTGCCGAAGCCTACCGCCTGTGGTGGGAGGTCAGGGGCAGGATTGAGTCCGTCTACACCGAAACACCCTCCGAGCCGCCGCCCCTTTCCCGCTGCGAGGATTTCAAACCCATCCGCAATAGGGTCATTCAGGAGGCATTAAACCTTGGCAGCGGTACGATGACCTTTGAGGAACCGGCCTCTGTGGAAACCGCTCTGCCGGACGCCACCCCGGATGACGATACACCCGCCGTGGAGTCTGCCCCGGATAACACACCCGCCGAACCGGAGGATGCTTCCGAACCGCCGCCCGCTCAGTCCTTCAGCAGTGGGGAGAAAGCCCCCACCTCATGGTGGACGGAGGAATACAAGCTGGCAAAGCAACATCTGCATGGCGATGAGGATGCCGGAATCCCGCAGAATTTTGAAAAAGCCCGTGAACTTTTCCTCGCAGAAGCGGATAAAGAGAATCCCCTGGCACTCTATGATCTTGGTCGTATGACCGCCGACGGGCTTGGGTGCGAAGCGAACGCCGATGCAGCCTATGGCTGGTACGAAAAAGCCCTTGCGGTGTTTCATGCTGCCGAGGAAGAAAAGCCTTGGAAGTACACCGAGTACCGCATCGGCAAAATGGTCGCCGCAGGGCTTGGCACAGAGCAGGACTATTTACAAGCGGCGGACTGGCTCACTCTTTCTGCAAACGAGAAGTACAAATATGCGCAGTATTCCCTCGGCGGTCTGTATTACCACGGCAAGGGCGTGGAGCAGAATCATGAAATCGCCTTTGCCCTCTACACCCGCTCGGCGGACCAGAGCTTTCCCTATGCCAACTTTGAGCTTGGTAAAATGCTGCGGGACGGCATCGGTTGCGAAAAAAACAGTGTGGAAGCTGACCGGCGTTTCAAGGAAGCCTTTCTCGGCTTTGTCTTTCTGGAGGAAAAAGGGCACGACGATAAGCTCCAGTACCGGCTGGGATGGATGCTTCTGAACGGCGTCGGCACGGAAATGAATGAGACAAAAGCAAAGGAATACTTTGAAAAGGCGGCAACGGTGGGAAATCCCTTTGCCTGCTACCAGCTTGCCAAGCTCATTCTCTCCGATGAAAAAATACAACCGCAAGAGGTAGAAAAGGCCCTTGGCTATCTCAGGAAAGCGGTGGAGGCTGAAAACCCCTATGCCGCATACTTTCTCGGCAAGCTCTATGAAAAGGGAGAGCACGTTCCGAAAAACATCTCCGAGGCAGTACGGCTCTATACCCTGTCGGCAGAGTGGGACAACGATTTTGCCGCATACCGGCTCGGCAAGCTGTACCTTGGCGGCGAGGGCGTCCTCAAAGATGTGGAAGCCGCAATCCGCTGGCTGACCTTTGCCGCCGACCGAAAGAATCCATTTGCCGAATATGCCCTCGGCATTCTCTATCTCAAGGGAGAGGATGTTCCGAAGAATGTGTCCAAGGCATTGGAATACCTGAAACGCTCCGCCGCACAGGGAAATCAGTTCGCACAATACCGGTTGGGCAAGGTTTACCTCATGGGAGAAGATGTGCAAAAGGACATTACGGCCGCCCTGCAATTTCTGACGGCTGCCGCTGAACAGGGCAATCAATATGCGCAGTACACTCTCGGAAAACTGTACCTGATGGAAAAAGACATTCCCAAGGACAAGGAAGCCGCTGTCCGGTGGTTTACCCTCTCGGCGGCGCAGGGCAATGTTTACGCGCAGTTTTTCCTTGACCATATAGATGAGTTCAAAGACCCCTCCGTCCTGCTGGCGGGCACACGGCTCCTGCATCACATGAGCCGTGTGTTTGCAGACAACGCGCCGCCTCTGAAACCGCCCGGACAGCGCGCCGACCGCAAGCTCCTGCGCAAACTCCGGGAGAAGAAGCAGGCGCAGGGCCATGCGCGGGACGACTACGAACAGACCATGTCACTCTAA
- a CDS encoding DUF6103 family protein, which produces MKKESITVQMDGEKLRAVKRYMEKKDADLTQELCDSLQKLYEKYVPSSVREYIDEGCEDAPATASPKKQKEKEKSAPAADGTQDRAAH; this is translated from the coding sequence ATGAAAAAAGAAAGCATTACCGTGCAAATGGACGGCGAAAAGCTCCGTGCGGTGAAACGCTACATGGAGAAAAAGGATGCGGATCTCACACAGGAGCTCTGCGATTCCTTGCAGAAGCTCTATGAAAAATACGTTCCGTCTTCCGTCCGGGAATATATTGACGAGGGCTGCGAGGATGCTCCCGCCACCGCTTCGCCCAAAAAGCAAAAAGAAAAAGAGAAATCTGCTCCTGCCGCTGATGGCACACAGGACAGGGCGGCACATTAA
- a CDS encoding DUF3846 domain-containing protein has product MRENKIKVLKIEPGQAPHVKEIQNDLASLQAEVGGLIECISFPNGCVAVCNEEGKINGMPPNRRLGADIICGPFFVCDTTYDGNFTSLGKSKVAEYSQLFADIPEFTGQEPELEPGFTFMGFRF; this is encoded by the coding sequence ATGCGTGAGAACAAGATTAAGGTACTCAAAATTGAGCCGGGGCAGGCGCCCCATGTCAAGGAAATTCAAAATGACCTTGCCAGCCTGCAGGCGGAGGTGGGCGGCCTGATTGAATGCATCAGCTTTCCCAACGGCTGCGTTGCCGTCTGCAATGAGGAAGGCAAAATAAACGGAATGCCGCCCAACAGGCGGCTGGGCGCGGACATTATCTGCGGTCCGTTTTTTGTCTGCGACACCACCTATGACGGCAACTTTACCTCGCTCGGCAAGAGTAAGGTCGCGGAATACAGCCAGCTTTTTGCTGACATTCCCGAATTCACCGGGCAGGAACCGGAGCTGGAACCCGGCTTCACCTTTATGGGATTTCGATTTTAA
- a CDS encoding peptidoglycan DD-metalloendopeptidase family protein: MADPATIAAVVKAAATALSDERTRKTICWIIAAVLSPLILVVVLVCSLLSGTTNHNNTAVELCFHGGVIPASMPAEYREYIGDMRQSFTLIDNAIDNVNAEMEDGDSLDNYRVKAIFYSLFFGAASPSRLEHRRYVDCFVTYEERTRTVENGDGTTSEETYTVAVPITSLPAVYNNIRALFGRAVTYEDQANANEIYYRARYGTGAPMEDDNSGLWEDWTPDQMDGFYSDLPVGEAGAQAVRLGLSRLGDPYSQELRGQGSYTDCSYLVQWVYKKLGVNLPGTAAAQGKYCVDNGLTIPKSSLAPGDLVFWSHKPNDRFMNITHVGIYAGDGKVVDASSSKGQVVYRDLFDSGKQVLYARPYAEAPEASASGLISPLGKNWRSMVTSEFGGRTDPLTGEWAGHSGIDLGASKGTSIRAAQAGTVKTVVYGSTGYGYYLTIDHGGGLVTLYGHCSEILVREGQTVKAGETVAKVGSTGRSTGNHLHFEVRVNGVKQNPRNYLP, encoded by the coding sequence ATGGCAGATCCCGCAACCATCGCAGCTGTTGTAAAAGCCGCCGCTACCGCGCTCTCGGATGAACGCACCCGGAAAACCATCTGCTGGATCATTGCCGCCGTCCTGTCCCCGCTGATTTTGGTCGTCGTGCTGGTCTGCTCCTTGCTTTCCGGCACCACAAACCACAACAACACCGCCGTGGAGCTGTGCTTTCACGGCGGTGTCATTCCGGCGAGTATGCCTGCGGAGTACCGGGAATACATCGGGGATATGCGCCAGAGCTTCACCCTCATAGACAATGCCATCGATAACGTGAACGCAGAGATGGAGGACGGCGACAGCCTTGACAATTACCGGGTCAAGGCAATTTTTTATTCTCTGTTCTTCGGCGCAGCGTCCCCCTCCCGACTGGAACACCGGCGCTATGTGGACTGCTTTGTGACGTATGAGGAACGCACCCGCACCGTGGAGAACGGCGACGGCACCACCTCGGAAGAAACCTATACCGTAGCCGTACCCATCACCTCTCTGCCCGCTGTCTACAACAACATCCGCGCGCTGTTCGGCAGAGCCGTCACTTATGAGGATCAGGCCAACGCCAATGAAATCTATTACCGCGCCCGATATGGCACCGGCGCGCCCATGGAAGATGACAATTCCGGGCTGTGGGAGGACTGGACGCCGGATCAGATGGACGGTTTTTATTCCGATTTGCCTGTCGGAGAAGCGGGTGCACAGGCTGTCCGGCTGGGGCTTTCCCGCCTTGGAGACCCGTATTCGCAGGAGCTTCGAGGACAGGGCAGCTACACCGACTGCAGCTATCTTGTACAGTGGGTGTACAAAAAGCTGGGGGTAAATCTGCCTGGCACGGCTGCGGCGCAGGGCAAATACTGCGTGGACAACGGGCTGACGATTCCAAAATCCAGCCTTGCTCCCGGAGATTTGGTGTTCTGGAGCCACAAGCCCAACGACCGCTTCATGAACATTACCCACGTTGGCATCTACGCCGGGGACGGCAAGGTGGTGGACGCATCCTCCTCGAAAGGACAGGTCGTCTACCGGGATTTGTTCGATTCCGGCAAGCAGGTGCTGTACGCAAGACCCTACGCGGAAGCGCCGGAAGCCTCCGCCTCCGGCTTGATTTCTCCGCTGGGTAAGAACTGGCGCTCCATGGTGACCTCTGAATTCGGCGGCAGGACGGACCCGCTCACCGGCGAGTGGGCGGGGCATTCCGGTATTGATCTCGGCGCATCGAAAGGCACCTCCATCCGTGCGGCACAGGCGGGAACAGTGAAAACCGTAGTCTATGGCAGCACCGGCTACGGCTATTATCTCACCATTGACCACGGCGGCGGGCTGGTCACCTTATACGGTCACTGCTCTGAGATTCTCGTCCGTGAGGGGCAAACCGTGAAAGCCGGGGAAACCGTTGCCAAGGTGGGTTCCACCGGGCGCAGCACCGGAAACCATCTGCACTTTGAGGTGCGGGTGAACGGTGTGAAGCAAAATCCGAGAAATTATCTACCATAA
- a CDS encoding gamma-glutamylcyclotransferase family protein — MKSKLYIAYGSNLNLPQMAHRCPSAKVVGASEIKDYALVFRGGRNGAVATIEPCEGSSVPVLLWKITPKDEAALDVYEGFPRFYDKELMELPLDGQSVSAMVYVMTPGHRLGYPSDYYYNTIREGYKTAGFDTAVLEQAVDYTEQLMASEPEPEQQSLFGFGGLKWW; from the coding sequence ATGAAAAGCAAACTGTATATCGCCTATGGCAGCAATCTTAATCTGCCGCAGATGGCGCACCGGTGCCCATCCGCCAAGGTGGTGGGGGCATCCGAAATCAAGGATTATGCCCTTGTGTTCCGGGGCGGCCGAAACGGAGCCGTTGCCACCATTGAGCCCTGCGAGGGTTCCTCCGTCCCTGTTTTGCTGTGGAAGATCACGCCGAAGGATGAAGCGGCGCTGGATGTTTATGAGGGCTTTCCCCGGTTCTATGACAAGGAACTGATGGAACTGCCACTGGATGGACAGTCGGTGTCCGCCATGGTCTATGTGATGACGCCGGGGCATCGCTTGGGGTATCCCTCGGACTATTACTACAACACCATCCGTGAGGGCTACAAAACCGCGGGCTTTGACACCGCTGTTCTGGAGCAGGCGGTGGACTATACCGAGCAGCTCATGGCAAGTGAGCCGGAGCCGGAACAGCAGAGTCTATTCGGCTTTGGCGGTCTGAAATGGTGGTGA
- a CDS encoding amidoligase family protein, whose amino-acid sequence MEIQGQDFGIEIEMTGLTRSRAAEVIAEYFGTTKEYEGSFYDTYFARDTTGRKWKVMSDGSLDCQRKEGRRKVSADRNYSVELVSPICQYGDIETVQELIRRLREAGAFVNSSCGIHIHINAAPFDAPHLRNLVNIMAAKEDMIYKALKVSRGRESHYCQKIDPAFLERLNRQKPATLDRLKSLWYNGGDGSREHYHHSRYHCLNLHSVFQKGTVEFRAFNGELHAGKIKAYIQFCLAMTAQALNQRSASPTKTQSSNEKYTFRVWLLRLGMIGDEFKTARKHLLDHLEGCIAWKDPAQAQRQKERLRQKREAERQQTQAPPEEAVPEPIMEAEDEQSPAFTMSM is encoded by the coding sequence ATGGAGATACAGGGTCAGGATTTCGGGATTGAAATTGAAATGACCGGGCTTACCAGAAGCCGCGCTGCCGAGGTCATTGCCGAATATTTCGGCACCACAAAAGAATATGAGGGCAGCTTCTATGACACCTATTTCGCAAGGGATACCACCGGCCGCAAATGGAAGGTCATGAGCGACGGCAGTCTGGACTGCCAGCGGAAGGAGGGCCGCAGGAAGGTCAGCGCCGACCGGAACTACAGCGTGGAGCTGGTCAGCCCCATCTGCCAGTACGGGGATATCGAAACGGTGCAGGAGCTGATCCGCAGGCTCCGGGAGGCCGGTGCGTTTGTGAATTCCTCCTGTGGCATCCACATTCATATCAATGCCGCGCCCTTTGACGCACCCCACCTCCGTAATCTGGTCAACATCATGGCGGCCAAGGAGGATATGATTTACAAGGCGCTGAAGGTCTCGCGTGGGAGGGAAAGCCACTACTGCCAGAAGATTGACCCCGCTTTTTTAGAGCGGCTCAACCGGCAGAAGCCCGCCACCCTCGACCGGCTGAAAAGCCTCTGGTATAACGGCGGGGACGGCAGCCGGGAGCATTACCACCATAGCCGCTACCACTGCCTGAATCTGCACAGTGTGTTCCAAAAGGGTACGGTGGAATTCCGGGCGTTCAACGGAGAGCTGCACGCCGGAAAAATCAAGGCGTACATCCAGTTCTGTCTTGCCATGACCGCGCAGGCGCTCAACCAGCGGTCGGCAAGTCCTACGAAAACACAGTCCAGCAATGAAAAATATACTTTCCGTGTTTGGCTTCTGCGCCTCGGTATGATCGGGGACGAGTTTAAAACCGCCCGTAAGCATCTGCTGGATCATCTGGAGGGCTGCATCGCGTGGAAAGACCCGGCACAGGCCCAAAGGCAAAAGGAACGGCTGCGTCAGAAGCGGGAGGCGGAGCGTCAGCAGACACAGGCTCCCCCGGAAGAAGCGGTGCCGGAACCTATTATGGAAGCGGAGGACGAGCAGTCCCCCGCTTTTACTATGTCCATGTAG
- a CDS encoding VirB4 family type IV secretion system protein, whose translation MSKNRKREKSVPQEDAKIKDFLDMIAPGIIKFNTDHFICGNTYRCVWVLREYPTATEEQAILRHLGEKDGVTLRIYTRQVTAAEEKKIIHNAANKNRMDKSSTNDLQQTVTAESNLQDVVTLVSSMHRNREPLLHCAVFIELTAHDSDALKLLQTDVLTELVRSKLNVDRLMLRQREGFLAVGPAGWNVFASQFERVLPASSVANLYPFNYSGKTDPHGFYLGRDKFGSNIIADFDKRDDDKTNANVLILGNSGQGKSYLLKLILCNILESGKSVLCLDPEHEYVELAENLGGCFIDLMSGRYRINPLEPKTWDEGGSPEDTDAPQAFRQSTKLSQHISFLKDFFRCYKDFSDRHIDAIEIMLGKLYEQFGISDRTDFKSLAATDYPILSDLYALIEAEYKGYDKTKYQLYPPELLQEILLGLHSMCMGAESQFFNGHTNVTSDRFIVFGVKGLLQASRNVKNALLFNVLSFMSDKLLTEGNTAASIDELYLFLTNLTAIEYIRNFMKRVRKKESAVILSSQNLEDFNIEHIRELTKPLFSIPSHAFLFNAGNIDKRFYIDSLQLEESEYNLIRFPQRGVCLYKCGIERYNLAVHAPAYKEKLFGTAGGR comes from the coding sequence GTGAGTAAAAACAGAAAAAGAGAAAAATCAGTGCCGCAGGAGGATGCAAAAATCAAGGATTTCCTTGACATGATCGCTCCGGGCATCATCAAATTCAACACCGACCACTTCATATGCGGCAACACCTACCGCTGTGTGTGGGTGCTGCGGGAATATCCCACAGCTACCGAGGAACAGGCCATCCTGCGCCACCTCGGAGAAAAGGACGGCGTGACCCTGCGCATCTACACCCGTCAGGTAACGGCGGCCGAGGAAAAGAAGATCATCCACAATGCCGCCAACAAAAATCGCATGGATAAGAGCAGTACCAACGATCTCCAGCAGACCGTCACCGCCGAAAGCAATCTGCAGGATGTAGTGACGCTGGTCTCCTCCATGCACCGGAATCGGGAGCCGCTTCTGCACTGCGCTGTTTTTATCGAGCTGACCGCTCACGATTCCGATGCGCTGAAGCTGCTCCAGACCGATGTGCTCACCGAGCTGGTGCGCTCCAAGCTCAATGTGGACCGGCTCATGCTGCGCCAGCGGGAGGGTTTTCTCGCCGTAGGCCCCGCTGGCTGGAATGTGTTCGCCAGCCAGTTTGAACGGGTGCTGCCCGCAAGCTCCGTGGCAAACCTCTATCCTTTCAACTACAGCGGTAAGACCGACCCTCACGGCTTTTACCTCGGCAGGGATAAGTTCGGCTCCAATATCATTGCGGATTTTGACAAGCGCGACGATGACAAAACCAACGCCAATGTCCTGATACTCGGTAACTCCGGCCAAGGCAAGAGCTACCTGTTAAAGCTCATTCTCTGCAATATCCTCGAATCGGGCAAGTCGGTTCTGTGCCTTGATCCAGAGCACGAATATGTGGAGCTGGCGGAAAACCTCGGCGGCTGTTTCATTGATCTCATGTCGGGCCGGTACCGGATCAACCCGCTGGAGCCGAAAACATGGGACGAGGGCGGCAGCCCGGAGGACACCGACGCGCCCCAGGCGTTCCGCCAGTCCACCAAGCTCAGTCAGCACATCAGCTTTCTCAAGGATTTCTTCCGGTGCTACAAAGATTTTTCCGACCGCCACATTGACGCCATTGAAATCATGCTGGGCAAGCTGTACGAACAGTTCGGAATCAGCGACCGCACCGATTTCAAGAGCCTTGCCGCCACGGACTACCCCATTTTGTCCGACCTCTATGCCCTGATTGAAGCCGAGTACAAGGGCTACGACAAAACCAAATACCAGCTCTACCCGCCGGAGCTTTTGCAGGAAATCCTGCTGGGGCTTCACTCCATGTGCATGGGCGCGGAAAGTCAGTTTTTCAACGGCCACACCAACGTAACCTCCGACCGCTTTATTGTGTTCGGAGTAAAAGGCTTGCTCCAGGCCAGTCGGAACGTGAAAAACGCCCTGCTGTTCAATGTTCTGTCCTTCATGAGCGACAAGCTTCTGACCGAGGGGAACACCGCCGCCTCCATTGACGAGTTGTATCTGTTCCTCACGAACCTGACAGCCATTGAATACATCCGCAATTTCATGAAGCGTGTGCGCAAGAAGGAATCGGCGGTTATTCTTTCGTCACAGAACTTGGAGGACTTCAATATTGAGCACATCCGCGAATTGACCAAGCCGCTGTTTTCCATTCCGTCTCATGCGTTTCTGTTCAACGCAGGCAACATCGACAAGCGGTTCTATATCGACTCCCTCCAGCTGGAAGAAAGCGAATACAACCTGATCCGCTTTCCCCAGCGCGGTGTCTGCCTCTACAAATGCGGCATTGAGCGGTATAACCTCGCGGTTCACGCTCCGGCATATAAGGAGAAATTGTTCGGAACGGCGGGCGGCAGATAA
- a CDS encoding DNA cytosine methyltransferase has translation MMTMGSLFDGIGGFPLAAIRNGITPVWASEIEAFPIEVTKIRFPEMLHVGDITKLDGAKLPPVDVICGGSPCQDLSVAGQRRGLAGERSGLFMEQTRIAKEMRKSDEQRNVPAHLVRPRYLVWENVPGAFSSAEGEDFRAVIEEIVRIKYSACDVPRPESGRWESAGAVLLGNEFSLAWRVMDAQFWGVAQRRRRIFLVADFGGTTAPEILFKQDSLFGDIAQSGGPRQGAAAPAQGRTDDTGGACLTPWDVQSRRIFEETGTWPALYSGEGGGHGYIQTEERIPIAFAANQRDEVRDLHDIAGAVQAQPGMKQQTFVAEPLLCLNDQGGERMDVTEDVASTLRAGMGGHPPLVSQPNCLNGWDTQQSRVFTPEGVAPTLAGADGGGGRNPAGLLFAAGVVSKGDGDCFLSPEVHTSITGGGGQAGQGYPCVLTAGFCGNASADARGIGYQAECSPTIKTGTAPSVLCLNDQGGSQMHCTEDITGTLRAQEHGHQPLVFDNHAQDSRFTGPVDVSQTVSAGFGQGGNNQPLVMATQQGGAEIGEGICPTITASAGMSGNNQPVLFENHGIDSRYTGPHAVAPTMSARMGTGGNNVPLVGSAVAFSLDSKESNSMKSANPHSGCRETEVARTIDTTSPDPSKNQGGIAILQETICIAGNTIDREPENGGNGLGCQPDISYTITTSDRHAVCEPYQEVVGALCRGDEKGIGSQYVSQNKCIVERRNLIRRLTPLECERLQGFPDGWTLIPGASDSARYKALGNSVAIPCVDFVLRGIAYFLRKIYEEQEGSPRCTSTPTT, from the coding sequence ATGATGACGATGGGGAGCCTCTTCGATGGGATCGGAGGTTTTCCATTGGCGGCTATCCGCAACGGTATCACTCCCGTATGGGCCAGTGAAATCGAAGCCTTTCCCATTGAAGTGACGAAAATCCGATTCCCCGAAATGCTCCATGTCGGGGATATTACAAAGCTGGACGGAGCGAAATTGCCGCCTGTGGACGTCATTTGCGGCGGCAGCCCGTGTCAAGATTTATCGGTCGCTGGCCAGCGCCGGGGCTTGGCGGGTGAGCGTTCCGGCCTGTTTATGGAGCAGACACGCATTGCGAAGGAGATGAGAAAATCCGATGAGCAACGAAACGTACCAGCTCACCTTGTTCGACCTCGATACCTCGTTTGGGAGAATGTCCCCGGAGCCTTCAGCTCCGCAGAGGGGGAGGACTTCCGGGCGGTCATTGAGGAGATCGTCCGCATTAAGTACAGTGCCTGTGATGTGCCTCGACCTGAGTCCGGGCGCTGGGAATCTGCTGGGGCTGTCCTTTTGGGAAATGAATTCAGCCTGGCTTGGAGAGTCATGGACGCTCAATTCTGGGGAGTCGCCCAGCGCCGCCGTCGCATCTTCCTTGTCGCAGATTTTGGAGGCACGACCGCACCCGAAATACTATTTAAGCAAGACAGCCTGTTTGGGGATATTGCGCAGAGCGGAGGCCCGCGGCAAGGAGCTGCCGCCCCAGCTCAGGGACGCACTGATGATACAGGCGGGGCTTGCCTGACCCCATGGGATGTACAGAGCCGCCGCATTTTTGAAGAAACCGGAACATGGCCCGCCCTCTATAGTGGTGAAGGCGGTGGGCACGGATATATTCAGACAGAAGAAAGAATACCCATTGCTTTCGCCGCCAACCAACGTGATGAAGTGCGGGATTTGCACGATATTGCAGGGGCAGTACAGGCTCAGCCGGGGATGAAACAGCAGACCTTTGTGGCAGAACCGCTGTTGTGCTTAAACGATCAGGGCGGCGAACGGATGGATGTCACCGAGGATGTGGCGTCCACGCTGCGCGCCGGTATGGGCGGGCATCCTCCCCTTGTATCTCAGCCAAACTGTCTGAACGGCTGGGATACCCAGCAAAGCCGTGTGTTCACGCCGGAGGGTGTGGCGCCGACTCTTGCCGGTGCGGACGGCGGCGGGGGAAGAAACCCGGCAGGGCTTCTGTTTGCGGCAGGCGTTGTCAGCAAGGGTGACGGCGACTGCTTTCTCTCACCGGAGGTACACACCTCTATTACCGGCGGCGGTGGGCAGGCCGGACAGGGCTATCCCTGTGTGCTTACCGCGGGCTTCTGCGGAAATGCCAGCGCCGATGCGAGAGGAATCGGCTATCAGGCGGAGTGCTCACCCACCATTAAAACCGGCACGGCCCCATCGGTACTGTGCCTCAACGATCAGGGCGGCAGTCAGATGCACTGTACCGAGGATATCACCGGCACCCTCCGCGCACAGGAGCATGGACACCAGCCGCTGGTGTTTGACAACCACGCACAAGATTCCCGCTTTACCGGACCGGTGGATGTGTCGCAGACAGTATCCGCAGGCTTCGGGCAGGGCGGGAACAATCAGCCGCTGGTCATGGCGACCCAGCAGGGCGGCGCTGAAATTGGCGAGGGCATCTGCCCGACCATTACGGCAAGTGCCGGGATGAGTGGCAATAATCAGCCGGTATTATTTGAAAATCACGGCATTGACAGCCGCTACACCGGCCCCCATGCAGTAGCGCCCACCATGTCCGCCCGGATGGGAACAGGCGGCAATAATGTTCCGCTGGTGGGCAGTGCCGTTGCCTTTTCGCTGGATTCCAAGGAATCCAACAGCATGAAATCAGCAAATCCCCATTCGGGATGCCGGGAAACGGAGGTTGCCAGAACCATTGACACAACCAGCCCCGATCCCAGCAAGAACCAAGGCGGCATTGCTATTTTGCAGGAAACCATCTGCATTGCCGGAAACACCATCGACCGGGAGCCGGAAAACGGCGGCAACGGCCTCGGCTGTCAGCCGGACATCAGCTACACCATTACAACCAGCGACCGGCACGCAGTGTGTGAGCCATACCAAGAGGTGGTGGGCGCGCTTTGCCGTGGAGATGAGAAAGGCATCGGCAGCCAGTATGTCAGTCAGAACAAATGCATTGTGGAAAGGCGCAACCTCATCCGCAGGCTTACCCCTCTGGAATGTGAACGGCTCCAAGGTTTTCCCGATGGCTGGACGCTAATTCCGGGGGCATCTGACAGCGCCCGGTATAAAGCTCTTGGAAATAGTGTGGCGATACCCTGCGTGGACTTTGTCCTCCGAGGCATCGCTTATTTTTTACGAAAAATCTATGAGGAACAGGAGGGATCACCCCGATGTACATCTACCCCGACAACTTAA